The Dermacentor silvarum isolate Dsil-2018 chromosome 7, BIME_Dsil_1.4, whole genome shotgun sequence genomic sequence aGTGTAGCCTTGTGCagaaagcaagcaaaaatgctATGACATATGTCCGTAAGGCTTAGGCTACAAGGACTCaacaaagtgaagcgaacagtgcatacattctttggaatcacgcataatACATTCAGAACAGCATAGCTTTCAATAACAAACAAGCTCAAAGCAAGCGTCCGAACCACCTAATTGATCATGAGGCGCTAGCGACAGCAACTCGAAGCACGTAGAGCTCCCCGGaaacgtttcccggtaaaaattACTGGTGCGCCAGCTGCCGCCGCGACACCAGCTATCGACGAGGGGTATGACGttcctagcctttcgtatataaaataatcagcctagcaactgatttcaatgttgtagCAGCACCACTTTTCTAATGTTATGGGTAGCTGGTCCTGCGGGGACCTACTTTCCCAGGATCTCCTCAATTGTTAAGCAAGAATTATGAATCAGAAAAGGAGTGCAGAACGAGAACGAAGATGACAAATGCTAATTTTAACCGAGTTGTCAGTGCGCATTCTCAGTGGCTTGTTGATAAGTCGTACCAGCAAGCGAGACGTGTAACCTTAGTCAACGCCTGAGGCCTTCAGTGTGTTAGTGAGCGTTCTTCACTCTTCCTTGAATTTCCTTTCGTGTGAACGCGTGCGAATCCGTCCAACACTTAGCTTTGATATGATTCGAACACATGCACTTTAAGCCATTATTACCCATGATAAAGCTGCCTCTGAGATTTTTAGCAAAGTTTGTAAATAATGAAAGAATAACACAAATACCACATCCTCAAAAAAATACCGAGAAATATTTATTGGTTCTCAAGTTACAATGATGTACTACATGTAGTAAAATACGCACGTGGGCTTTAAGTGGTCAAGGCACTTGTCATTGCCCTCCTACCTTCTTGTATGAAATTTTTTGAAGCGCCTGTTTTGGCGAGGCACAAAGTGGCAAAGAACTGCTCACATCTCCATGATGTTCGGGCGTGACAAAGTCTGCATCGCAGCCACTTTCCGATTTTTTTCTGGGTCGTGACCGTGACCATCAGTCATGAGCGCCCAAACAGGGATATAGTGACACCCAGCGAGCAGATGAACGGCAACGCCGTTATCACGAGTGTGGCTACGGCGTCCCCAATAATGCTATTGCGATCAAACCATTTTGGTGGGGTATCGCTGCAGGCTTTGCTAACCTACACTGTCTACAGACGTCGTTCAGGGCGAAAGCAACAGAATTACCGTTGTCATCGTCCTCCTCGTCTGTATCTTCGGCAGGTTCTGGTGGCGCAATAACGATATAAATGTCCCTTTCTGTTTGCTGCACTCTGAACTTCATGCAAAGGGTAATAAAACGGCTTCCTTCAGAAGAAAAACTCTGGATCTATGCTGGAACACAACTGAAAAAAATACTCCTCCATTTCACCCTGTCaaagcagtagtagtagtagtgatttatTAATGAAAGTGATGCCTATTTCTGCTGCCCTataaggagcacggcgcagcgtcaggggaagtgggagatcaagatgtgaggaagggaagagaaggagaagcagcagtagtctcatccgatcatggaggaggccagtggttaaggcgatggcctgctgggggcgagcgcttagcgatgggcagTGATCCCATTCGACTCCACAAACTCCAAGAGACTATGGAGAGTTCGGAGGTTGGGAGGCGATGGGAACAGGAGGTcactggttgtcgcagcaggcagaccctgttgcctgtaggcatTTATGACTGTGgtgtttgggactattcggcactttcgctagtgcgcagtgatgcggacgagagacagagagtcgttttggagcatttataaaATCAAAAACAAACtttaagatatatatatacatatagtggatgatctgcgtaacggcagtcagtgtgtccacacacgcacagcacacgagtataaacgagctgtgacagtcccgtgtttcgaggctcacgcttccgtcgtccaaggcgctgcggattcacccgtgctcgagccgactgcgacgacgacacgttcaggccccgtccagcacggttctcgggctcggcacgctcaggtgcagcaacggcagcagccagggaacgccttgtccagcacGACCTCGGTGCCCAGCTCGTACACCGCTCacaatccacgtgcggcggtcgcacgtgaggaccgcgtctagcacagcaacatctgtgccagacgaacgctgctgggcacagctcaggtgcagcagctcaggtaccggcggcactcgggtcagccagcgcctcgagcactggcagcaggaaccctgtttcctcggacgccctcgtccacgcccggctccgcgatcctccgcaccttgccacggacgtctcgccaggcaggtcctctcgcctcgttcaccccaggagctcggaactgctgcccgcctggctcgaacactgcgagcgcgcctcgttcaccccaggagctcggaactgctgcccacctggctcgaacactgcgagctcgcctcgttcaccccaggagctcggaactgctgcccgcctggctcgaacacttcgagctcgcctcgtgccgccgcgctcgtgtacccgttcacttcttcccagagcttgggtggccgctccgatcttttagcggcacctcgcggcacttacatatgacatttTACCCCCCACTTTAGAAAGTTGTTTCATTTAAACAACTTTTCAAAGCACGTGCATGGGTAAAGTTCGCAGTCCGTAAAGCAGAAAGTGTTCACATGTAAGAGTTTTTCCACACGTACATAAGTTGTTCATGAATGTCCACAAAGGTAGCAAATGCAGTAGGCACACTTCACGCTGCAAATTTACACTCGGCTCATTTAGTCCATGCCTACATATTCGCTACCCGTTGTATATTCTGCAAATTCTTGTAAACGAGTGGTAGGTCACCCCTCTGAAGTACAAATTGCTTGCCGAAGAGATAGACGTGGGATTTCTGGTCTGTCCACACGAGAGCAAGGCCCTCTCGGTCCACGTGCTTCTCGCTTCACGAGTCAAGGTGTTGGCGGCTTTGACGTCACGGTAGGTCTTACGTTGTTCTTGTGGAGACAATGGTAGTTACGGTTTctcttgcggttgttgttgcaACGTGGCAGCCGCGCGTCCAGCCGTGTCCGTCGAAGGTGGTGTCTCCTCATACTTCTTAAGGAGGTTGATGTGAAACAGACTGGTGCGTGTTCTAAGATCAACAATATAGTCGATTTCACTATGTTTCGCTAATACCGGGAATGGGCCTTGCCACGTTAGAGTTAGCTTGTTGTTTTCCGAGGGTTGCAGTAATAAAACCTTGTCTCCGGCACAGAAGTGACGTGGCTTGGCTTTGCGATCGTAACATTTCTTCTGTGACAGCTTGGCTTTCTGTAGCTCTTCTTGAGCAATTATGCACGTCTCCTGCAAACGATCGCGAAGCTCCATAACATAACCATATGTTGTCTTTGTTTCTTCATCAAGAGTTGCTCATGTCCATAATTCCTTTAGTATGGCCATTGGTCCTTTAATGTATCGACCATACAGTAGGTCGAAAGCCGAAAAGCCGAGACTGGACTGAGGCACCTCTCTATAAGCAAATAATAATGGCGCCAAGTAACTGTCCCAATTCTTTGGAATTTCCTGGCACATGCGCCGTATCATTTGCTTTACCGTTCCATTAAAGCGCTCAATACGGCCATTTGCCATAGGGTGCTTTGGTATTGTAGGCAATCGTCGGAAGGACAGTAGTCTGCCAAGTTCTCGCATTAAGCTTGAAGTGAACGATCGACCTCGGTCACTCACGATTTCCCGTGAAATTCCCACGCGCGAGAACATTTCTACCAGCGCTTCTGCTACCCTCTCTATTTCAATACTTGGCAATGCAACAGCGTCAGGATATTACGTTGCGCAATCCACCAATGTTAGTATATAGCAGTTTCCTTTTGCCGATGTCGGTAAGAGTGGCCCGATTATGTCAATCGCCACACGTTGGAACGGCATGTCAATCACCGGCATGTTCTCTAGGGGGACACGTCCGACTAGGCACTTCGGAACACTATGCTCACAGATGTCACATGAGCGCACAAATCGTGTCACCTCAGCCTGAACGCCTGGCCAATAGAACTCTTCTAGTATTCTATCAGTGGTGCGTTTGATACCTTGGCGGCCGGCCAAAACTCCTGCGTGCGCCATCTTAAGGACGAACTGGcgcaggctttggggaacaaccagtTGGTCTACTTCCTTCCTCGTCAGACATCTGTAGCGTCGGTACAGGATCCCCTTGATCAAAACAAATTCTACGTTTGCTGATCGCTTTGTCGTTGTCTTCCTGATCAACGAAAAACAACCCTCCAAGGTATGATCTGCTCGCTGCACCTGTTTCAGAACTTGTGGACTCACATCTAGAGCGTTCGATGCAGCCGGTAACTTCGTTTCCTTGGTTCTCCTTGTTGTCGCTGCGCTCAAGGTCGCTCTATCTTGGGACACGCTGTGGTGTCGAACAGGCTCCTCTGCTGGTGCCGACTCTTTACGCAATCTTGAAACATCAGACGGGTCACGTGACATGTCAGTACCAGCGGGGTAGAGCACCCCGTTGATGTTCCCAAGAACAACGTCATAGAGTGGCTTTTCCATGCAGAGTGCCAGCGTCGTACCTCGGTAGAAAGGAGAGTCTACGTAGACCTTCGCTTCTGGAAGCTGCTTAGACGAACCGTCCGGAAGGTAAACGGTACGCATGATACCGGTGAAATTCTTTTCCGGTACTAGCGAACGCCTGACGACTACAGTATTGCAACCGGAATCTCGCAGCACCGTCACCGGATGTCCGTCGAGATATCCAGTTGCCGTCGGCAGCTGTTGTGTCATAAGACCAAGACAAATATATTTTACAGCTGTTCTTGCAGATGGGCTTGCTTTCTCTTCTGTCTTAGTGGTAGAAGCCTGGTATTCGTCATTCCGCGCAGCTGGCATCCGGTCGTAGTCTTCAACAGTACTTGACGCCTCTTTGTCGTTGCCCTTTACAATCGGACACTCGTCAGCTTTATGGCCATGTTTCCTGCACTTCCAGCAAGACAAGGACTTTGGTCCTTTTGACCGCGTCCAACAATCTGCAGCACGGTGCCCTTGCTTGCCACAGAGAAAGCACTCAACCTTTTCTTTCCTGGCCTCTGTTCCGCAGTTCTTGCTCTGCAGGGCTGCTTTACTggtttctctttcttcttttcctctggCTAGGTTTGACAGGCCTTGCGCTTCCAAATAATGGTCAGTGGCTTCGGCTAGCTTGTCGAGGTCACGGCATCCTCGCTCTTTCAGGAAGATGGCGAGCCTCTCATCGCAGCGTAACAAAAACTGTTCCGATACAATCTTATCTCGTAATGCCTCATACGTTTTctctgttttcgccatctgctgcCAATGATCAAAGTAGCCGAGCAGTCTACCAGCAAACTGCCAGCCTGTCTCAGAATTCTCTGGTTTAACCTCGCGAAACTTTTGGCAGTATCCTTCTTCGGTATACCGGAACCTTTGCAATAAAGCTTGCTTCAGCTTTTGGTAGTCTGTGGCATCCTCCGCAGACATGCGTCCGACCACGCTCAAAGCTTCGCCTGACAGGCACAAGCTTAATGATAGCGCCCACTTGTCGCTTGGCCAGCCCTGGCTGGTGGCTACCCGCTCGAAGCGCTGTATGTACGCATCGAGTTCGTCGCGGCCCTCGTGGTAGGGTGGAATAAGCTTGTGGGGACTTCTAAATGCTTCACCGCTGTTGTCCCCGCGTTCTCTAACGGTTTCGACCGTTCCAGCCGCGTGCTCTGCAAGACGACATCTAGACTCTAGCAGAGTTCGTTCCGCCGTCAGTCGAGCGATCTCCTGTTGATGCGCGACTCGCGCTGCTTCCCTGTCCTCGGCTCGTTTATCTCGCTCTCGGTTATGCTGCTCGTCAATCCACTCTTTTAGTTCTTTGCCTGACAAGCCAAGCTCCTTGCCTATCGGAATAAACTTCTCCCAGTCCATTTCCGACCACTGCACACAAGCGAAGTGTGGCTCTTACGGATGGAAATCGAGcttagtcctgtcgcggacgccagattgtggtgtttgggactattcggcactttcgctagtgcgcagtgatgcggaagagagacagagagtcgttttggagcaaTTATAAACTCAAAAAGAaactttaatatatatatatatatatatatatatatatatatacacatagtggatgatctgcgtaacggcagtcagtgtgtccacacacgcacagcacacgagtataaacgagctgtgacagtcccgtgtttcgaggctcacgcttccgtcgtccaaggcgctgcggattcacctgtgctcgagccgactgcgacgacgacacgttcaggccccgtccagcacggttctcgggctcggcacgctcaggagcagcaacggcagcaacGACGCCTTGTCCAGCACGACCTCGGTGCCCAGCTCGTACACCGCTCgccctgtttcctcggacgccctcgtccacgcccggctccacgatcctccgcaccttgccacggacgtctcgccaggcaggtcctctcgcctcgttcaccccaggagctcggaactgctgcccgcctggctcaaacactgcgagctcgcctcgttcaccccaggagctcggaactgctgcccgcctggctcgaacactgcgagctcgcctcgttcaccACAGGAGCTCGgtactgctgcccgcctggctcgaacacttcgagctcgcctcgtgccgccgcgctcgtgtacccgttcacttcttcttcccagagcttgggtggccgctccgatcttttagcggcacctcgcggcacttacatatgacagtgaccattgagcggtcctgtgccagcgctgggcaagcacagagaaggtggtcgagggtctcggggtcgccgcaacgttcTTAGGCCGTTGAGCTGGAGGGTCCCTTGGCGCGCAGCcacgccgccgtccagacacagcctgtgcgcagtcgaagcaacgttgtgCGTTCCCTTCTGGTAAAGCCACCCTCAGGAAGTAGCCTGGGACCCTTGCCgcttgccactctggcatccgggtgaaCTGTTGCGAGTAGTTTTTTTACAGGCGCTGCCTCgaaaaatcagaggaagcgactgctcgtctGAGTGggacttcaggatggtgggcgctTTTGGCGAGGTTGTTCGCTtcttcattaccggctattcccacatgggaAGGTAGCCAGTGAAACGAGgtggtgacccccgcggcagccaatgcagataacttcgagctgagcaaggCCCCCGTAAGCTCTGATCAGCGGTGGTTGATGAagctctggagcgctggcttcgagtcgcagagcactaCCACCGGTTggccaggagggtcctcagccaggacatcggcggctaggtggagccccgctaaTTCTGCCGTGGTGGAGCTCGCGGcgaaggggatccgacattgtctgttgaccgccctagccgggatggtgcaggctgcagcggccgatccgttcgctaggactgatccatctgtctagaccagcagacttccttccagctcctcgtggagtttgcaggctgcagcctgttgcagtgctgcagctggtgtctgtaGTTCA encodes the following:
- the LOC119458940 gene encoding uncharacterized protein LOC119458940 translates to MDWEKFIPIGKELGLSGKELKEWIDEQHNRERDKRAEDREAARVAHQQEIARLTAERTLLESRCRLAEHAAGTVETVRERGDNSGEAFRSPHKLIPPYHEGRDELDAYIQRFERVATSQGWPSDKWALSLSLCLSGEALSVVGRMSAEDATDYQKLKQALLQRFRYTEEGYCQKFREVKPENSETGWQFAGRLLGYFDHWQQMAKTEKTYEALRDKIVSEQFLLRCDERLAIFLKERGCRDLDKLAEATDHYLEAQGLSNLARGKEERETSKAALQSKNCGTEARKEKVECFLCGKQGHRAADCWTRSKGPKSLSCWKCRKHGHKADECPIVKGNDKEASSTVEDYDRMPAARNDEYQASTTKTEEKASPSARTAVKYICLGLMTQQLPTATGYLDGHPVTVLRDSGCNTVVVRRSLVPEKNFTGIMRTVYLPDGSSKQLPEAKVYVDSPFYRGTTLALCMEKPLYDVVLGNINGVLYPAGTDMSRDPSDVSRLRKESAPAEEPVRHHSVSQDRATLSAATTRRTKETKLPAASNALDVSPQVLKQVQRADHTLEGCFSLIRKTTTKRSANVEFVLIKGILYRRYRCLTRKEVDQLVVPQSLRQFVLKMAHAGVLAGRQGIKRTTDRILEEFYWPGVQAEVTRFVRSCDICEHSVPKCLVGRVPLENMPVIDMPFQRVAIDIIGPLLPTSAKGNCYILTLVDCAT